The following proteins are co-located in the Seriola aureovittata isolate HTS-2021-v1 ecotype China chromosome 7, ASM2101889v1, whole genome shotgun sequence genome:
- the sgk2b gene encoding serine/threonine-protein kinase Sgk2b isoform X1, translating into MTVTQDRPMTYSKMRGLVSFFSALLKGKKVGLSDLLHKLVSSQQLCQHLDTQKILRRQSKLRKEKDEKSSVSSVNTETSQMKPSDFDYLKVIGRGSFGKVLLARHRKQGGYYAVKVLQKHMIVKRKEQRHVMVERSVLLKGLQHPFLVGLHFSFQTPNTLYFVLDYVNGGELFYHLQRDGSFPEPRSAFYAAEMAMALGYLHSLDIVYRDLKPENILLDSGGHVMLTDFGLCKEGVAIGGIMHTFCGTPEYLAPEVLQGHTYSPAVDWWGLGAVLFEMLYGLPPFYNCIKAEMFKNILHAPLQLRGGVSQAARSLLEGLLERDVSKRLGGSWDFVELQEHSFFASINWDDLLARKVKPPFIPKVTGPCDISHIDPEFTLQPVPASVNERCQAGGVSEAFPGFSFMNPTEYMAAQLVS; encoded by the exons ATGACCGTGACTCAAGACCGGCCGATGACCTACTCCAAAATGAGAGGGCTTGTGTCGTTTTTCTCAG CTCTGCTCAAGGGGAAGAAAGTTGGCCTCAGTGACCTCTTACACAAACTTGTTTCCAGTCAACAACTCTGCCAACA CTTGGACACCCAGAAAATCCTGCGGCGACAGAGCAAACTGAGAAAGGAGAAGGACGAGAAAAGCTCTGTG AGCTCAGTGAACACAGAAACCTCTCA GATGAAGCCATCAGACTTTGACTACCTCAAAGTTATTGGCAGAGGAAGCTTTGGAAAG GTGCTGCTCGCAAGACATAGAAAACAAGGAGGCTACTATGCTGTCAAAGTGCTGCAGAAACATATGATTGTCAAGAGGAAAGAG cagaggcATGTGATGGTTGAGAGGAGCGTCCTGCTGAAGGGACTGCAACATCCATTCCTGGTGGGACTCCACTTCTCTTTCCAGACCCCAAATACACTCTACTTTGTCCTTGACTATGTAAATGGTGGAGAG CTTTTCTACCACCTTCAGAGAGACGGATCATTTCCTGAACCCAGATCTGCTTTCTATGCCGCAGAGATGGCTATGGCGCTGGGCTACCTCCACTCTCTTGACATTGTTTACAG AGACTTGAAACCAGAGAACATCCTGCTGGACAGTGGCGGTCATGTGATGCTGACTGACTTTGGGCTTTGTAAAGAAGGTGTGGCCATAGGTGGGATTATGCATACATTCTGTGGGACTCCTGAGTACCTCGCTCCAGAGGTGCTACAAGGCCACACATATAGTCCAGCAGTGGACTGGTGGGGGCTCGGTGCTGTGCTTTTTGAGATGCTCTATGGACTG CCTCCATTTTACAACTGCATCAAAGCAGAGATGTTTAAGAACATACTTCACGCACCCCTGCAGCTACGTGGTGGGGTTTCTCAGGCAGCACGCTCACTGTTAGAGGGCTTGCTGGAGAGGGATGTCTCCAAACGCTTAGGGGGAAGCTGGGACTTT gtggagctgcaggaaCATTCCTTCTTTGCCTCCATCAACTGGGATGACCTCCTGGCCAGGAAAGTGAAGCCCCCGTTCATCCCAAAAGTG acTGGTCCCTGTGATATCAGCCACATCGACCCCGAGTTCACGCTACAACCTGTCCCTGCCTCCGTAAATGAGCGGTGCCAGGCGGGCGGGGTCAGCGAGGCCTTCCCAGGATTCTCCTTCATGAACCCAACGGAGTACATGGCAGCACAGCTGGTTTCATAA
- the sgk2b gene encoding serine/threonine-protein kinase Sgk2b isoform X2: MKPSDFDYLKVIGRGSFGKVLLARHRKQGGYYAVKVLQKHMIVKRKEQRHVMVERSVLLKGLQHPFLVGLHFSFQTPNTLYFVLDYVNGGELFYHLQRDGSFPEPRSAFYAAEMAMALGYLHSLDIVYRDLKPENILLDSGGHVMLTDFGLCKEGVAIGGIMHTFCGTPEYLAPEVLQGHTYSPAVDWWGLGAVLFEMLYGLPPFYNCIKAEMFKNILHAPLQLRGGVSQAARSLLEGLLERDVSKRLGGSWDFVELQEHSFFASINWDDLLARKVKPPFIPKVTGPCDISHIDPEFTLQPVPASVNERCQAGGVSEAFPGFSFMNPTEYMAAQLVS; the protein is encoded by the exons ATGAAGCCATCAGACTTTGACTACCTCAAAGTTATTGGCAGAGGAAGCTTTGGAAAG GTGCTGCTCGCAAGACATAGAAAACAAGGAGGCTACTATGCTGTCAAAGTGCTGCAGAAACATATGATTGTCAAGAGGAAAGAG cagaggcATGTGATGGTTGAGAGGAGCGTCCTGCTGAAGGGACTGCAACATCCATTCCTGGTGGGACTCCACTTCTCTTTCCAGACCCCAAATACACTCTACTTTGTCCTTGACTATGTAAATGGTGGAGAG CTTTTCTACCACCTTCAGAGAGACGGATCATTTCCTGAACCCAGATCTGCTTTCTATGCCGCAGAGATGGCTATGGCGCTGGGCTACCTCCACTCTCTTGACATTGTTTACAG AGACTTGAAACCAGAGAACATCCTGCTGGACAGTGGCGGTCATGTGATGCTGACTGACTTTGGGCTTTGTAAAGAAGGTGTGGCCATAGGTGGGATTATGCATACATTCTGTGGGACTCCTGAGTACCTCGCTCCAGAGGTGCTACAAGGCCACACATATAGTCCAGCAGTGGACTGGTGGGGGCTCGGTGCTGTGCTTTTTGAGATGCTCTATGGACTG CCTCCATTTTACAACTGCATCAAAGCAGAGATGTTTAAGAACATACTTCACGCACCCCTGCAGCTACGTGGTGGGGTTTCTCAGGCAGCACGCTCACTGTTAGAGGGCTTGCTGGAGAGGGATGTCTCCAAACGCTTAGGGGGAAGCTGGGACTTT gtggagctgcaggaaCATTCCTTCTTTGCCTCCATCAACTGGGATGACCTCCTGGCCAGGAAAGTGAAGCCCCCGTTCATCCCAAAAGTG acTGGTCCCTGTGATATCAGCCACATCGACCCCGAGTTCACGCTACAACCTGTCCCTGCCTCCGTAAATGAGCGGTGCCAGGCGGGCGGGGTCAGCGAGGCCTTCCCAGGATTCTCCTTCATGAACCCAACGGAGTACATGGCAGCACAGCTGGTTTCATAA
- the ptpn3 gene encoding tyrosine-protein phosphatase non-receptor type 3 isoform X2, with protein MPKPDLLCLVQLLDGTIETFRVSKQDEGVVLLDQVCDHLGLQERQLFSLQIRESSTAIASITANTYSPRWLEPEKPLKKQIKGLVSPFYLNFRVRFFISDPNSLQHEQIRHLYFLQIRSDIREGRLQCPLSAAVVLASYAVQSEMGDHCPSRLPGYLSKCHFIPEQDEDFLFKVEDLHPQHKGLKQSEAELCFLNTARTLELYGVELHAAMDVNNARLMVGLASSGVAIFCNMICSSFFPWGNIIKISFKRKRLLIHLKRKHGETQDCEVSLILPCPKTCKNLWRSCVDHHSFFCSNRTGRSPKHNNSTVQSYTKLITQHLGLGNSKTESGPVCQRVVGGMVWNPVLRRSISSEHLETKSLPSRSPPSTPNWRSPRVRHGIRKPRPSSVELANDLKEMSEGEDVFYTYRASVSSSKDSEGESSPHNLSGSYTRGPDEPLFQNDDSIGEEESSPQYDKGTLGDGDLMLICIAPDHEGKFGFNVKGGVDQKMPLAISHVKPDSPAGRCEPKLLEGDLVVLINGRDISEHTHDQVVMFIRASRESHSRELALLIRRKGPGRAAPLLQLPPALTLTGQSQGDKVQSPGQSERVTTLEESMRELERGIQSGTLCFHFENLYRRKPGLSLNCARLSENMDKNRYKDVLPYDTTRVVLQGQEDYINASHITVAPPVSGVCLRYVAAQGPLPQTCTHFWQTVWEQKTHTIIMLTTLTERGRTKCHQYWPHPPEVKDYGHMRVKCHSEECNLAYVTRQFTLTHTQRGEERAVTHLQYVAWPDHGVPDDPSDFLLFISSVRERRRGEEPLMRWDRTDRCSDHHGNGAESVGKGSAGVPAGHCQNTERSTSNDGSDHVSIPVCV; from the exons ATGCCAAAACCGGACCTGCTCTGCCTAGTTCAGCTGCTGGACGGCACTATCGAGACCTTCAGAGTCAGC AAGCAGGATGAAGGTGTGGTACTGTTGGACCAAGTATGTGACCACCTGGGCCTGCAGGAGAGGCAGCTCTTCAGTCTGCAGATCAGAGAATCCAGCACAGCCATCGCCTCTATCACAGCCAACACATACTCTCCT agATGGTTGGAGCCTGAGAAACCCTTGAAGAAGCAGATAAAAG GTCTTGTGTCTCCCTTTTATCTGAACTTCAGAGTACGATTCTTCATCTCTGATCCCAACTCTCTGCAGCATGAACAGATAAG ACACCTGTATTTCCTCCAGATCAGGAGTGACATCAGAGAAGGACG GTTGCAGTGCCCGCTGAGTGCAGCTGTAGTGTTGGCCTCTTACGCTGTGCAGT CGGAGATGGGGGATCACTGTCCGTCCCGGCTCCCTGGTTACCTCTCAAAGTGTCACTTTATCCCTGAACAAGATGAAGACTTTCTGTTTAAAGTGGAGGACCTGCATCCACAGCACAA GGGGCTGAAGCAGAGCGAGGCGGAGTTGTGTTTCCTCAACACCGCACGGACACTGGAGTTGTATGGAGTGGAGCTGCATGCAGCCATG GACGTCAACAATGCCCGCCTGATGGTGGGTTTGGCCTCAAGTGGTGTTGCAATATTCTGTAATATGATTTGCTCCAGTTTCTTCCCCTG GGGGAATATAATCAAGATTTCATTCAAGAGGAAACGCTTGCTTATACATCTGAAACGGAAACAT GGGGAGACCCAGGACTGTGAGGTGTCTCTGATTCTGCCCTGCCCCAAAACCTGTAAGAACCTGTGGAGGTCCTGTGTGGATCATCACTCCTTCTTCTGCTCCAACCGAACTGGCAGGAGCCCCaagcacaacaacagcacagttCAGTCCTACACAAAGCTGATAACACAGCACCTGGGCCTCGGCAACAGTAAAACTGAAAG TGGTCCAGTGTGCCAGCGGGTGGTGGGAGGGATGGTGTGGAACCCAGTCCTCCGGAGGTCGATTTCATCAGAGCATCTCGAGACCAAGAGTCTGCCCTCAAGATCACCCCCATCCACCCCAAACTG GCGAAGTCCTCGAGTCCGTCACGGCATCCGTAAACCCCGTCCATCCTCAGTGGAGCTGGCCAATGATCTGAAGGAGATGTCAGAGGGGGAGGATGTCTTCTACACTTACAGGGCGTCTGTGAGCAGCAGCAAggacagtgagggagagagttCACCACACAA CCTCTCCGGCAGTTATACCCGAGGCCCAGATGAACCTTTGTTCCAAAATGATGACAGTataggagaggaggaaagcTCACCTCAATATGACAAG GGTACTCTCGGCGATGGTGACTTGATGCTAATATGTATTGCTCCTGATCATGAGGGCAAGTTTGGCTTCAATGTTAAA GGTGGGGTGGATCAGAAGATGCCTCTAGCAATATCGCACGTAAAACCAGACTCTCCG GCAGGCCGATGTGAGCCCAAACTCCTGGAGGGAGACCTGGTGGTCCTCATCAACGGTCGAGACatttctgaacacacacatgaccaGGTTGTCATGTTCATACGAGCCAGCAGAGAGTCACACTCCAGAGAGCTGGCCTTGCTCATCAGACGTAAAG GTCCTGGCCGGGCGGCACCCCTGCTGCAGTTGCCTCCCGCCCTCACACTCACCGGCCAATCGCAGGGAGACAAAGTGCAGTCACCTGGCCAGTCAGAGCGCGTCACGACTCTAGAAGAATCAatgagagagctggagagaggaaTACAGTCTGGCACACTCTGTTTCCATTTTGAG AATTTATACAGGAGGAAGCCTGGTTTGTCACTAAACTGTGCGCGGCTCTCTGAGAACATGGACAAGAATCGATACAAGGATGTTTTGCCTT ATGATACTACCAGAGTGGTGCTCCAGGGCCAGGAGGACTACATCAATGCCAGCCACATCACG GTGGCGCCCCCAGTATCTGGTGTATGTTTACGTTATGTTGCGGCACAGGGTCCATTGCCACAGACCTGCACTCACTTTTGGCAGACTGTTTGGGAGCAAAAgacacacaccatcatcatGCTTACAACCCTGACAGAGAGGGGACGG ACCAAGTGCCACCAGTACTGGCCGCATCCCCCTGAAGTGAAGGATTACGGGCACATGCGGGTGAAGTGTCACTCAGAGGAGTGTAACCTGGCGTATGTGACGCGACAgttcactctgacacacacacag CGAGGTGAGGAGCGTGCAGTCACACACCTGCAGTATGTTGCGTGGCCGGACCACGGTGTACCTGATGACCCTTCAGACTTCCTGCTGTTCATCAGCTCagtcagggagaggaggagaggcgaAGAGCCACTAATG cGCTGGGATAGGACGGACAGGTGTTCTGATCACCATGGAAACGGCGCTGAGTCTGTTGGAAAAGGGTCGGCCGGTGTTCCCGCTGGACATTGTCAAAACACTGAGAGATCAACGAGCAATGATGGTTCAGACCACG tgtcaattccagtttgtgtgtga
- the ptpn3 gene encoding tyrosine-protein phosphatase non-receptor type 3 isoform X1, with product MPKPDLLCLVQLLDGTIETFRVSKQDEGVVLLDQVCDHLGLQERQLFSLQIRESSTAIASITANTYSPRWLEPEKPLKKQIKGLVSPFYLNFRVRFFISDPNSLQHEQIRHLYFLQIRSDIREGRLQCPLSAAVVLASYAVQSEMGDHCPSRLPGYLSKCHFIPEQDEDFLFKVEDLHPQHKGLKQSEAELCFLNTARTLELYGVELHAAMDVNNARLMVGLASSGVAIFCNMICSSFFPWGNIIKISFKRKRLLIHLKRKHGETQDCEVSLILPCPKTCKNLWRSCVDHHSFFCSNRTGRSPKHNNSTVQSYTKLITQHLGLGNSKTESGPVCQRVVGGMVWNPVLRRSISSEHLETKSLPSRSPPSTPNWRSPRVRHGIRKPRPSSVELANDLKEMSEGEDVFYTYRASVSSSKDSEGESSPHNLSGSYTRGPDEPLFQNDDSIGEEESSPQYDKGTLGDGDLMLICIAPDHEGKFGFNVKGGVDQKMPLAISHVKPDSPAGRCEPKLLEGDLVVLINGRDISEHTHDQVVMFIRASRESHSRELALLIRRKGPGRAAPLLQLPPALTLTGQSQGDKVQSPGQSERVTTLEESMRELERGIQSGTLCFHFENLYRRKPGLSLNCARLSENMDKNRYKDVLPYDTTRVVLQGQEDYINASHITVAPPVSGVCLRYVAAQGPLPQTCTHFWQTVWEQKTHTIIMLTTLTERGRTKCHQYWPHPPEVKDYGHMRVKCHSEECNLAYVTRQFTLTHTQRGEERAVTHLQYVAWPDHGVPDDPSDFLLFISSVRERRRGEEPLMVHCSAGIGRTGVLITMETALSLLEKGRPVFPLDIVKTLRDQRAMMVQTTCQFQFVCEAILRVYKEKQGGSTAP from the exons ATGCCAAAACCGGACCTGCTCTGCCTAGTTCAGCTGCTGGACGGCACTATCGAGACCTTCAGAGTCAGC AAGCAGGATGAAGGTGTGGTACTGTTGGACCAAGTATGTGACCACCTGGGCCTGCAGGAGAGGCAGCTCTTCAGTCTGCAGATCAGAGAATCCAGCACAGCCATCGCCTCTATCACAGCCAACACATACTCTCCT agATGGTTGGAGCCTGAGAAACCCTTGAAGAAGCAGATAAAAG GTCTTGTGTCTCCCTTTTATCTGAACTTCAGAGTACGATTCTTCATCTCTGATCCCAACTCTCTGCAGCATGAACAGATAAG ACACCTGTATTTCCTCCAGATCAGGAGTGACATCAGAGAAGGACG GTTGCAGTGCCCGCTGAGTGCAGCTGTAGTGTTGGCCTCTTACGCTGTGCAGT CGGAGATGGGGGATCACTGTCCGTCCCGGCTCCCTGGTTACCTCTCAAAGTGTCACTTTATCCCTGAACAAGATGAAGACTTTCTGTTTAAAGTGGAGGACCTGCATCCACAGCACAA GGGGCTGAAGCAGAGCGAGGCGGAGTTGTGTTTCCTCAACACCGCACGGACACTGGAGTTGTATGGAGTGGAGCTGCATGCAGCCATG GACGTCAACAATGCCCGCCTGATGGTGGGTTTGGCCTCAAGTGGTGTTGCAATATTCTGTAATATGATTTGCTCCAGTTTCTTCCCCTG GGGGAATATAATCAAGATTTCATTCAAGAGGAAACGCTTGCTTATACATCTGAAACGGAAACAT GGGGAGACCCAGGACTGTGAGGTGTCTCTGATTCTGCCCTGCCCCAAAACCTGTAAGAACCTGTGGAGGTCCTGTGTGGATCATCACTCCTTCTTCTGCTCCAACCGAACTGGCAGGAGCCCCaagcacaacaacagcacagttCAGTCCTACACAAAGCTGATAACACAGCACCTGGGCCTCGGCAACAGTAAAACTGAAAG TGGTCCAGTGTGCCAGCGGGTGGTGGGAGGGATGGTGTGGAACCCAGTCCTCCGGAGGTCGATTTCATCAGAGCATCTCGAGACCAAGAGTCTGCCCTCAAGATCACCCCCATCCACCCCAAACTG GCGAAGTCCTCGAGTCCGTCACGGCATCCGTAAACCCCGTCCATCCTCAGTGGAGCTGGCCAATGATCTGAAGGAGATGTCAGAGGGGGAGGATGTCTTCTACACTTACAGGGCGTCTGTGAGCAGCAGCAAggacagtgagggagagagttCACCACACAA CCTCTCCGGCAGTTATACCCGAGGCCCAGATGAACCTTTGTTCCAAAATGATGACAGTataggagaggaggaaagcTCACCTCAATATGACAAG GGTACTCTCGGCGATGGTGACTTGATGCTAATATGTATTGCTCCTGATCATGAGGGCAAGTTTGGCTTCAATGTTAAA GGTGGGGTGGATCAGAAGATGCCTCTAGCAATATCGCACGTAAAACCAGACTCTCCG GCAGGCCGATGTGAGCCCAAACTCCTGGAGGGAGACCTGGTGGTCCTCATCAACGGTCGAGACatttctgaacacacacatgaccaGGTTGTCATGTTCATACGAGCCAGCAGAGAGTCACACTCCAGAGAGCTGGCCTTGCTCATCAGACGTAAAG GTCCTGGCCGGGCGGCACCCCTGCTGCAGTTGCCTCCCGCCCTCACACTCACCGGCCAATCGCAGGGAGACAAAGTGCAGTCACCTGGCCAGTCAGAGCGCGTCACGACTCTAGAAGAATCAatgagagagctggagagaggaaTACAGTCTGGCACACTCTGTTTCCATTTTGAG AATTTATACAGGAGGAAGCCTGGTTTGTCACTAAACTGTGCGCGGCTCTCTGAGAACATGGACAAGAATCGATACAAGGATGTTTTGCCTT ATGATACTACCAGAGTGGTGCTCCAGGGCCAGGAGGACTACATCAATGCCAGCCACATCACG GTGGCGCCCCCAGTATCTGGTGTATGTTTACGTTATGTTGCGGCACAGGGTCCATTGCCACAGACCTGCACTCACTTTTGGCAGACTGTTTGGGAGCAAAAgacacacaccatcatcatGCTTACAACCCTGACAGAGAGGGGACGG ACCAAGTGCCACCAGTACTGGCCGCATCCCCCTGAAGTGAAGGATTACGGGCACATGCGGGTGAAGTGTCACTCAGAGGAGTGTAACCTGGCGTATGTGACGCGACAgttcactctgacacacacacag CGAGGTGAGGAGCGTGCAGTCACACACCTGCAGTATGTTGCGTGGCCGGACCACGGTGTACCTGATGACCCTTCAGACTTCCTGCTGTTCATCAGCTCagtcagggagaggaggagaggcgaAGAGCCACTAATGGTacactgcag cGCTGGGATAGGACGGACAGGTGTTCTGATCACCATGGAAACGGCGCTGAGTCTGTTGGAAAAGGGTCGGCCGGTGTTCCCGCTGGACATTGTCAAAACACTGAGAGATCAACGAGCAATGATGGTTCAGACCACG tgtcaattccagtttgtgtgtgaggccATTCTGCGAGTCTACAAAGAGAAGCAGGGGGGATCTACAGCACCTTAA